From Paraburkholderia sabiae, a single genomic window includes:
- a CDS encoding SDR family NAD(P)-dependent oxidoreductase, with translation MIRSAALCGGLWRCLRARYAAQARMDVSSFKGRSVLVAPGMSDARVPPKARAIDALPSRALHVCDVCSAGAFPLEQKMKLQGKIALVTGSDSGIGKAIATLFAQEGADVAVIYHTDENGAKDTATRVEEVGRRALILRGDVGDSASVASCFKEAVARLGGLSILVNCAGIGAGGAEVAEIEDAQVEQVLRTDLLGPLFCCREFVRLRRISGGGGRIVTISSVAQHLPTPESAPYGMAKAGLGSLTRSLSREVAEDRINVNNIAPGLIQTPMTQGRLDDPEAREQSLSRIPWHRAGQPEEIARLALFLASDYGDYVTGQTWTIDGGLSMQWGGA, from the coding sequence GTGATTCGAAGTGCTGCCCTATGTGGAGGCTTATGGCGTTGCCTGCGCGCTCGTTATGCCGCGCAGGCCCGGATGGATGTGAGCAGCTTTAAAGGACGCTCCGTTCTCGTCGCTCCGGGTATGTCGGATGCACGAGTTCCGCCGAAGGCGCGCGCGATAGATGCGCTGCCTTCACGTGCGCTGCACGTTTGCGACGTCTGCAGCGCTGGCGCTTTCCCATTGGAGCAAAAGATGAAACTTCAGGGCAAGATCGCACTCGTCACCGGCAGCGACTCGGGTATCGGCAAGGCGATCGCGACGCTGTTTGCGCAGGAAGGTGCGGATGTCGCCGTTATTTACCATACCGACGAGAACGGCGCGAAGGATACCGCCACCAGGGTGGAAGAGGTGGGTCGGCGTGCGCTCATCCTGAGGGGCGACGTCGGCGACTCCGCGTCTGTTGCGTCGTGTTTCAAGGAGGCTGTGGCGAGACTCGGTGGCCTGAGCATCCTCGTGAACTGTGCGGGCATCGGTGCGGGCGGGGCGGAAGTGGCAGAGATCGAAGACGCGCAGGTTGAACAGGTATTGCGCACCGACCTGTTAGGACCGCTTTTCTGCTGCCGGGAGTTCGTCAGGCTGCGCCGTATTTCGGGTGGCGGAGGCCGCATCGTCACGATTTCTTCCGTCGCCCAGCATCTGCCGACGCCCGAGAGCGCACCCTACGGGATGGCGAAAGCGGGGCTCGGGTCGCTTACACGCAGTCTGTCGCGTGAAGTCGCCGAAGATCGCATCAACGTGAACAACATCGCGCCTGGCTTGATCCAGACGCCAATGACGCAAGGACGCCTCGATGATCCTGAAGCCCGCGAACAATCCTTGTCGCGCATCCCGTGGCATCGCGCCGGACAACCCGAGGAAATTGCGCGGCTCGCCCTGTTTCTTGCCTCCGACTACGGCGACTACGTGACAGGGCAAACGTGGACCATCGATGGTGGTCTGTCGATGCAATGGGGCGGGGCATGA
- a CDS encoding RecQ family ATP-dependent DNA helicase has translation MTASMDTGKRAMRRTLREVFGLETLRPGQKEIIESVMQARDTLAIMPTGAGKSLCYQLPALHLDGLTLVVSPLIALMKDQLDKLVDAGVEAVQINSSLKADEERDAYGKLSTASRAIVFVTPEQLGKPLLLDALRTRVGAGASTRNTERDDRWRVSLVVVDEAHCVSQWGHDFRPAFLQIGDAVESLGRPPILALTATATKAVVDDIVRTLGMRDPHVLQKGVYRPNLHYGVTQTSVAGGRGRASARSAQAKHESIKTLLAQRDGPGIVYTATVREAETLSAAIREWGFATALYHGRLSARERHDAQDRFMSGEARVMIATNAFGMGIDKGDIRFVVHYQMPGSIDAYYQETGRAGRDGKPADCVLLFDLSDRRVQQFLMLGRYPDRDLVVRVHDTLRRTRDASGTGVSAGELAQSLGDVGRNKLQVALKIMHDARLVSRNRARRYVLRDASVEDDVLSASLERYGELAGRDRAALQQMIDYAQTGRCRWRTILEYFGDDEDVERCGSCDNCLNAPHIEPVKEPVTAQGRMMDTARKTLDSRHGFARGQSVRVRKYGTGQVSFATADQVAVLFPDGTTRTFLARFVKPIA, from the coding sequence ATGACGGCTTCAATGGACACGGGCAAGCGGGCCATGCGCCGAACGTTGCGGGAGGTCTTCGGCCTCGAAACGCTGCGGCCAGGCCAGAAGGAAATCATCGAGAGCGTGATGCAAGCGCGCGACACGCTCGCGATCATGCCCACGGGTGCGGGCAAGTCGCTGTGTTATCAGTTGCCTGCGCTGCATCTTGACGGCCTGACACTGGTCGTCTCGCCATTGATCGCGCTGATGAAGGATCAGCTCGACAAGCTGGTCGATGCGGGCGTCGAAGCCGTCCAGATCAACAGCAGCCTGAAAGCGGACGAAGAACGCGATGCATACGGGAAGCTCAGCACCGCCTCGCGTGCGATCGTCTTTGTCACACCGGAGCAACTGGGTAAGCCACTACTGCTCGACGCGCTCCGAACGCGCGTCGGCGCGGGGGCATCGACGCGCAACACGGAACGCGATGATCGCTGGAGGGTGAGTCTCGTGGTTGTCGACGAGGCGCATTGTGTTTCGCAATGGGGCCATGATTTCAGGCCCGCGTTCCTGCAGATAGGGGATGCCGTCGAAAGCCTCGGTCGACCGCCGATTCTCGCACTCACGGCGACGGCGACGAAAGCCGTCGTCGACGACATCGTGCGCACGCTGGGCATGCGCGACCCGCATGTACTGCAAAAAGGTGTCTATCGTCCCAACCTGCACTACGGCGTGACGCAAACTTCTGTGGCCGGCGGCAGAGGCCGCGCGTCCGCACGATCGGCCCAAGCGAAGCACGAAAGCATCAAGACGCTGCTCGCGCAACGCGACGGACCTGGCATCGTGTACACGGCGACGGTACGTGAAGCCGAGACGCTCTCGGCGGCGATCCGCGAATGGGGCTTCGCCACCGCGCTGTATCACGGACGACTTTCGGCGCGCGAACGGCACGACGCGCAGGACCGGTTCATGTCCGGCGAGGCGCGCGTGATGATCGCAACGAACGCATTCGGCATGGGCATCGACAAGGGCGACATCCGTTTTGTCGTTCATTATCAGATGCCGGGCAGCATCGACGCCTACTACCAGGAAACCGGCCGCGCCGGACGAGATGGTAAGCCCGCCGATTGCGTCTTGCTATTCGATCTCAGCGACCGGCGCGTGCAACAGTTTCTGATGCTTGGGCGCTACCCGGATCGCGATCTCGTCGTGCGCGTGCACGACACGCTTCGACGAACTCGCGACGCGTCGGGCACGGGCGTCAGCGCGGGAGAACTCGCGCAATCGCTCGGCGACGTCGGACGCAACAAGCTACAGGTCGCGCTCAAGATCATGCACGACGCGCGCCTCGTGTCGCGCAACCGCGCACGCCGATACGTGCTGCGCGACGCGAGCGTCGAAGACGACGTGCTCAGTGCGTCGCTCGAACGCTATGGCGAACTGGCCGGGCGCGACCGTGCAGCGCTTCAGCAGATGATCGACTATGCGCAGACGGGGCGATGCAGATGGCGCACGATCCTCGAATATTTCGGCGATGACGAAGACGTGGAGCGCTGCGGCAGTTGCGATAACTGTCTGAATGCGCCGCATATCGAGCCTGTGAAGGAACCGGTCACGGCACAAGGCCGCATGATGGATACCGCCCGCAAGACACTCGACAGCCGACACGGCTTCGCGCGCGGCCAGTCCGTGCGTGTGCGAAAGTACGGCACGGGTCAGGTGTCGTTCGCCACGGCGGACCAGGTTGCAGTGCTATTTCCTGATGGAACGACGCGCACTTTTCTCGCGCGATTCGTGAAGCCCATCGCGTAA